In one Musa acuminata AAA Group cultivar baxijiao chromosome BXJ2-5, Cavendish_Baxijiao_AAA, whole genome shotgun sequence genomic region, the following are encoded:
- the LOC135612547 gene encoding amino acid transporter AVT3B-like has protein sequence MRFSSEATSSGCGLDANAPLLPSVAGSDYHGRLLSSQPKTFANVFIAIVGAGVLGLPYAFRRTGWAAGAILLLAVAALSFHCMMLLVRTRRQLNLGHSAKIASFGDLGLAVAGPLGRLAVDAMIVLSQAGFCIGYLIFISKSFTHLLPASLTFLPFLSSNAIYVLTMLPFQLGLNSIQTLTLLAPLSIFADVVDIGAMGVVIAKDVSIMLSSPPPLNAFSGPSVLLYGIGVAVYAFEGVGMVIPLEAEAADKPKFGRTLGLSMAFIALLYGLFGVLGYAAFGEETRDIITTNLGVGALSLLIQLGLCINLFFTFPVMMNPVFEVAERWVCGKRYCWWLRWAVVVAVSLVATLVPNFADFLSLVGSSVCVVLGFVLPALFHLKVFGSELGWAGATVDIAILIIGLTLAISGTWSSLMTIFNSVQLDRVLIRNGSIGM, from the coding sequence ATGAGGTTTAGCAGCGAGGCGACCTCCTCCGGCTGCGGCTTGGACGCGAACGCGCCGCTCCTCCCGTCGGTTGCAGGGAGCGACTACCACGGGCGGCTGCTGTCGTCGCAGCCCAAGACGTTCGCGAACGTGTTCATCGCGATCGTAGGCGCCGGCGTGCTGGGGCTCCCCTACGCCTTCCGGCGCACCGGATGGGCCGCCGGCGCCATTCTCCTCCTTGCCGTCGCCGCCCTCAGCTTCCATTGCATGATGCTCCTCGTCCGCACCCGCCGCCAACTAAATCTCGGGCATTCCGCCAAGATCGCCTCTTTCGGCGACCTCGGCCTTGCCGTTGCCGGTCCCCTCGGCCGTCTCGCCGTCGACGCCATGATCGTCCTCAGCCAGGCTGGTTTCTGCATCGGCTACCTCATCTTCATCTCCAAATCCTTCACCCACCTCCTCCCCGCCTCCCTCACCTTCCTCCCCTTCCTCTCCTCCAATGCCATCTACGTGCTCACCATGCTTCCTTTCCAGCTTGGCCTCAACTCGATACAGACCCTCACCCTCCTCGCCCCGCTCAGCATCTTCGCCGACGTTGTCGACATTGGCGCTATGGGCGTCGTCATCGCCAAGGACGTCTCCATCATGCTGTCCAGCCCCCCGCCGCTCAACGCCTTCTCCGGTCCCTCCGTCCTCCTCTACGGCATCGGGGTCGCCGTCTACGCCTTCGAAGGCGTCGGCATGGTCATCCCTCTGGAGGCCGAGGCCGCCGACAAGCCCAAGTTCGGGCGCACCCTTGGCCTCTCCATGGCCTTCATCGCGCTCCTGTACGGTCTCTTCGGCGTGCTCGGCTACGCAGCCTTCGGCGAGGAGACCCGGGATATCATCACCACCAACCTCGGCGTCGGCGCTCTTAGCTTGCTTATCCAGCTGGGCCTCTGCATCAACCTCTTCTTCACGTTCCCAGTAATGATGAATCCGGTGTTCGAGGTGGCAGAGCGGTGGGTGTGCGGGAAGCGGTACTGTTGGTGGCTGCGGTGGGCCGTGGTGGTGGCGGTGAGCCTGGTGGCCACGCTGGTGCCCAACTTCGCCGACTTCCTGTCGCTGGTGGGCAGCAGCGTGTGCGTCGTGTTGGGGTTCGTGCTTCCGGCGTTGTTCCACCTCAAGGTTTTCGGCTCTGAGCTCGGATGGGCTGGCGCAACCGTAGACATCGCCATCCTCATCATCGGCTTGACGCTGGCCATCTCCGGCACTTGGTCTTCTCTCATGACCATCTTCAACTCCGTGCAGCTAGATAGGGTGCTTATTAGAAATGGATCTATCGGAATGTAA